The Culex pipiens pallens isolate TS chromosome 2, TS_CPP_V2, whole genome shotgun sequence DNA window ggtattaaaaaacacccaaaaagcaaaaactaaaaaaaaactacagaacTGGTTCTTCAGATTTCTGAACAAGtatttggtatttttgtttttttttccaaactgcatcaaaactcaaaagtgattaaaatgcatatgggaaatTTATGCCAACCGAGATGCCAacagtttttaatttccttCGCGAGTGCTGGAATAACTCactagaaaattttagaatatctTCAAAAAGTAAAACTCTGGTCAAAAAGATAGTAGGTATGTACACGTATGAAACATGTAATTTTCATTGGTTGTGGTCGAGGTTGTGTTTCTGattgataaaaaatcaaagGAACACCATAACGATAGCAGATTGGGACGTCATAATTGGTAAGTAAACTAAGTATTTTGTTTATAATGTTTATTGAAATGcttttgaaatctatacttaACTGATTCCTTAGAAAATAATGAAACACCTCTTCACTTTTGGTCTTCATAATTTATAAGTTTTGCGATAGACAGCGTTTTGTTTTCAGATTATAAATATGTTTTCTCTCAGTCACAATTATTGAAGTTTATTCTATGtagatttttataaaaagtagCAACGCTCAATACTTGAAGTATGTGTCTTACAGTGATAAAAGTAATGTTCAAGCTTAAAATTATGGACATAAAGGCACTTGAACTGTTACAGTAGTGTATACCTTTGCATAAACTTTTGTACGCTCCTAGCCCTATCTATTGTGCCAGCAATTTGTAGATCATATCTAACGCTCTTAAGCAAAAACGGGATAAAAGTGATCGGGATTGAAGATGTGGTACAGCACGCCTGCGCCCATGAGCATAAAGTAGATTGTCACCGCACACCACCACAGGTATCTCTCCCAACGGTTAACCTTCAGGTTCCGAAGCACTCCGATGCCAACCAAAAACCCGGCCAACGCTCCGCTGGCATGCGCAATGTAGCCGACCTTATCGAACGGATCGTAAATGCTGTTGTAGATCGAAACGCTCAGATCCGTTACGCAAAACACGAGGAACACAAACAGCTGCACGATGGCGTACTCCATTTGGCCCCAGTTCTGGAATGATTTGATTTCTTATTTTGgagaataacaaaacatttgaaatactCACCATAATAATTGTGGCTATGTGGGCAGTTATGAGGGCGTAAACTCCACCGGAAGCACCGGCCAGAAATACTCTCGGCGAGAAGATGGACGTTCCCATAGACCCGGCAAGCACTCCCGCCAGATAGACTAAGGCCACGCGCCACCAACAGTGGACGAGCTCGAGGGCAACTCCGAGAAAGATCTGCACCAGTAAATTCATTACTATGTGCATGAAACTAGAAAGGTTTAAGTAAACATATTAAATTTACGTTAAAATAGGAATTCGTTAAATATTTACCCAATGTGGACAAACATGTAAGTCACAAATCGCCAAGCTTGCTCTCGGAGCTGTGGGCTATAGATGAAGAGAGTCGCCATCGGTCCGGAGGTGCTGGTTCCTTGTTGGCTGCAAATTATGAAGAAATCATCAGTCAATGCTTCCATAACGACTAAACATGTTAAAGcaaacgaaaaatctattaatttttttttgtttgaactaAACTAT harbors:
- the LOC120421354 gene encoding rhomboid-related protein 2 isoform X2, whose protein sequence is MAAYLNNQQQVQLPPHEIIPLQRMTTREELDERQRIRDIFDKYDRDHTGNLSVQELKRMINSRRCPDLPKGFAKKLMKAADHNNDGYLDFEEFYQMSREHNYLFRDMCVRYCRLVVPSRNPVAADEPDGEYERSMTFWPPPLTMIVFSIVEIIFFVIDIIETNNQQGTSTSGPMATLFIYSPQLREQAWRFVTYMFVHIGFMHIVMNLLVQIFLGVALELVHCWWRVALVYLAGVLAGSMGTSIFSPRVFLAGASGGVYALITAHIATIIMNWGQMEYAIVQLFVFLVFCVTDLSVSIYNSIYDPFDKVGYIAHASGALAGFLVGIGVLRNLKVNRWERYLWWCAVTIYFMLMGAGVLYHIFNPDHFYPVFA
- the LOC120421354 gene encoding rhomboid-related protein 2 isoform X1, yielding MAAYLNNQQQVQLPPHEIIPLQRMTTREELDERQRIRDIFDKYDRDHTGNLSVQELKRMINSRRCPDLPKGFAKKLMKAADHNNDGYLDFEEFYQMSREHNYLFRDMCVRYCRLVVPSRNPVAADEPGSASMFQRQFSTGTVISERDGEYERSMTFWPPPLTMIVFSIVEIIFFVIDIIETNNQQGTSTSGPMATLFIYSPQLREQAWRFVTYMFVHIGFMHIVMNLLVQIFLGVALELVHCWWRVALVYLAGVLAGSMGTSIFSPRVFLAGASGGVYALITAHIATIIMNWGQMEYAIVQLFVFLVFCVTDLSVSIYNSIYDPFDKVGYIAHASGALAGFLVGIGVLRNLKVNRWERYLWWCAVTIYFMLMGAGVLYHIFNPDHFYPVFA